A single window of Bacteroidota bacterium DNA harbors:
- a CDS encoding PorP/SprF family type IX secretion system membrane protein: protein MKKIISLFSTLAAFTVIAAQDFHFSQYDITNLIMSPASTGMYDGQKGDYRVTSDFRSQWKALGIKPYTTAYISYDMLLHKWNNKFGVGGYLVEDHSGVGKFQTLNAMASGSYNIMDGTNEHYLTVGLQTGIFYKSFDQNSYTYDVQWDNSTGTFDQNIYNQENFARTSMVKFDADLGVRYRYMPLHKKYHPFASFSLYHLTVPNESFTEVKSRVPLRANYIAGCDYDINENFSIQPRILYMNQRKAHELNFGVLAFYKIKGSSLDALAGVDYRVKDAVVFHLGFRQGQSIFRFSYDLNTSYLSNYSGGRGAWEFSLLLMGTKGKPILLPMF, encoded by the coding sequence ATGAAAAAAATAATTTCCCTTTTTTCCACGCTTGCAGCCTTCACAGTGATCGCTGCGCAGGATTTTCATTTCTCGCAGTACGATATCACGAACCTGATCATGAGTCCGGCATCAACAGGAATGTATGACGGGCAGAAAGGGGACTATCGCGTGACTTCCGATTTTCGTTCGCAGTGGAAAGCGCTCGGGATAAAACCGTACACGACCGCGTATATTTCTTACGATATGCTTTTGCATAAGTGGAATAATAAATTCGGAGTAGGCGGGTACCTTGTGGAAGATCATTCGGGTGTGGGAAAATTTCAAACGCTGAATGCAATGGCATCGGGTTCGTACAACATTATGGATGGAACGAATGAACATTATCTCACTGTAGGATTGCAGACCGGAATTTTCTACAAAAGTTTCGATCAGAATTCCTATACGTATGATGTGCAATGGGACAATTCAACCGGAACATTCGATCAGAATATTTACAATCAGGAAAATTTTGCAAGAACATCGATGGTGAAATTCGATGCGGATCTCGGTGTGCGTTACCGGTACATGCCATTGCATAAAAAATATCATCCGTTCGCTTCATTCTCTTTATATCACCTCACCGTTCCCAATGAATCGTTCACCGAAGTGAAAAGCAGGGTGCCGTTGCGTGCAAATTATATTGCAGGATGTGATTATGACATCAATGAAAATTTTTCGATACAACCGCGCATACTTTATATGAATCAGCGAAAAGCGCATGAACTGAATTTCGGTGTGCTTGCGTTTTACAAAATAAAAGGATCGTCGCTTGATGCACTTGCAGGAGTGGATTACCGTGTAAAAGATGCGGTGGTGTTTCATCTCGGTTTCCGCCAGGGGCAATCCATTTTCCGTTTCAGTTATGATCTGAACACCTCTTACCTGAGCAATTACAGCGGTGGAAGAGGAGCTTGGGAATTTTCTTTGCTGCTCATGGGCACAAAAGGAAAACCTATTCTTCTTCCGATGTTCTGA